cctaatcctaatcctaatcctaatcctaatcctaatcctaatcctaatcctaatcctaatcctaatcctaatcctaatcctaatcctaatcctaatcctaatcctaatcctaatcctaatcctaatcctaatcctaatcctaatcctaatcctaatcctaatcctaatcctaatcctaatcctaatcctaatcctaatcctaatcctaatcctaatcctaatcctaatcctaatcctaatcctaatcctaatcctaatcctaatcctaatcctaatcctaatcctaatcctaatcctaatcctaatcctaatcctaatcctaatcctaatcctaatcctaatcctaatcctaatcctaatcctaaaTCCGAAATGCATGCACCAAAATGAACATCGGATATTTCGGATCGAGTCCGACGGGTCACATGCACCATTACGTTATGATTTACGAAAGGCCCCGCATCCCCGCATCCCCCCGCAAACTCGCTACATCTCCTGTTCCATGTGTATATAAAGGCGAGTATTTAATACAGTACGGATACCAGTCGAAAGACAACCTTATGATCTATAATGTCAGCTTCTAACAAATCTTCCACGTTTCAACCCAGTAGGGCTCTCGCTGAAGGGAACAGCCTCATCGTTGGCGACAGACCATTCCCTGCCTTGGTCAATGACAATCAAATCAATGCCCATCTCAGAGTTTTGGCAGCATTTCGTAAATTGAAGGACCATGCCGAAAATCCTGAAGCACAAAGTACCGAGCCACTGCCTGCTTATCAGGAGAGTAGCTTGCCTTCTTATGCTGAAACGGTCGATAAAGCACCTGCTCCGGCACCCGCTAATCAATCAGGAGAAAGAGATCCTTACAAATCATGGACTATCTTCCTTACAAAGGCGCTAAGGCGCTTTGAAATATACATTCAAAAGATTGTCACCTCGGAAAGTACAGGTGCTCGTCCAGATCAGCAAACTGTTACCCTTGACGTCCCTCCATTGTTCACTCGAGAAGAGGCTGATCAGTACCGGACAGACCCTGTTATACTCAGGCCCCATCTACTTCCCCCTCTTGATGTATTGATGGTTTGGCACTCATACTTGCTGAACCCTTCGAGATACTACGAAGACCTAAAGTACAATACAACGAGAGCAAACCTGGCTGGAATTCAATTTCCGCTGGAAGACGTTGTATCACGGATTGACCCAGTCGATCTCCAATACCACGCTCCTGAAGCCGTACAGCATTGGGAAATGTCAACTGGAGAGCCTTTTGATCCATTCCGGTCTGGAAATACAGCTTGCCCGGTATCTTGCCACAACTGTAATGAGGTCAAGTTCATGCCGTGGGATGAAATGGTGACAGATTCCTGGAGTTTTAAATGCGAGAAATGTTCCTTTGTAACGACTAAATCAAGGCTCCTTGGTCGCCGATGGCTTGTTGCTGTCAAGCAATGGATGCAAGGCGATTCCAACACAAATTCATATCGCCTCCCAGGCGCTGCGATCTCCTCTGTAACAGGCTGTTACTTCTTGAGTGACCCGTATTCCCCTTTTCTTGCGAGGTTGTTTGACTCTCGTCGGACAGGGACTGGGTTGATGTTGAATCTAAGGGGTGATGTTCGATCCTCAACAGACGTTGATATTCATGGAAAGATTCACAAAGCTCACATCACACCTGAAGAGATTTATGAGTCGGCTTATCATGACATCGAACAGATTGGACAACTAGTCCATTCGAAGGTCAAGAATCTAACCAATGACAAATTTGCAAACTTAAATCACCTTTCTCAAGAGAATTTGTATCGTCGAGTGAGCCTTATGATGAGCTTTTTCTTGGAACAGAATGTGATCAGTACTGCAAGTTTAGATCTGGTCGCTGCCGTACAGCGTCAGTTCCGTTTCATTGAAAATATTGGAGATCTTGGATGGTTGCGTCCCAAAGAACCTTTGGATCATCATGTTACTATTGTACGGTATCATGCATGGTTGAATATTGTGTCCAAGCACACCAAAATGTTGTGCCCAACACTTGACATTGATTTAGCCTGGCACACTCACCAGTTGAGCCACGCATATTACATTGACTGTTTCTGGTCAGTGTTGCGTTTTCTCGACCACAATGACAAGGTTGAAAAAACCTTTTTGCGAGGCGCATTTGACGATACCGGTTCTCTATGGAAACAGGAATATAATCAACCCTATTCGGTATGCGCTTGCAAAGAACATTCTTCTCCTTTCAAGATAGCCAAGGAGAAGCTGAAGGAGTTGAAGGGCAAAAACAAGCAAACGTCGGACGATGTCAAGGTGACTGAGCCTCATCATACAAACCCAAGTACGCACAATGCGATAATCCGCCCGGAATCCAAAGAGAAACACAAGGACATTTTTGAGTGAGTCGATCGACTTTGTAAAAAAGAAACTAACCTTTCAGTGAACCAAAGGGCTATGAAGATTTGGAGCCATTCTACTTCACAGCCAAGCAGGACCGCAATTTACCTGGAAAAGGACCTGACAGTGCCTCGCGCAAGAACAAAGTGGGAAATGGAAGCGCCGCATGTGTATTGGGCATTCATACATACGGACCGCTGGACTTAAAGTCGCAAGTTACTCTTCGAGAAAGTGGCCAAAAGCCACCTGTCCACCCTACATTTGCGAGAAGCGAATGCTTGGGTAATGTGGGCCCAGCATATTCTTTTGGAGGATGTCCATTTACAGTTACACATGGCTACGGCTCAATCCCAAGAGGCCGGAGAGTGGCGGGCCCTGCACTCGCCTATGGCGCAATCGGTGGTATGGGAATCGGGTTTATGGGTTCTGGTGGCTGTGCTGGCGCTGGTTGTGGTGGTGGAGGTGGCTGTGGTGGTGGCGGTTGCGGCGGTGGCGGTGGCTGTTAGCTATGCTCGCCTTGGTGTATTAATTAGCGAGGCCTGTGCATGTCGCAGTTCGGGAGTGGCACTTGCGTAGACTACCATTTTAAATTCTTAAATGCGGACCCTGGCGCTGATCTAAGCGGACCTTTGCTTGTGCTACGATTGTGGAGGACGGATCCCTGTGGGAGCCTGGCTGCACAACAGTTCCTAGTTGGGAATTTCCTGCAGGGTGACAAAATGCGCGACCACTAGTACACTACCGCACGATAAACTTGGGGAACTGTGTATGACTCTGTACACATAGGCAGGAATGCACGACTTTGTCACATCGCGTTCCCTAACACCATGACCAAGGTTAACCTCACGTCGGAGCCCGAAGCACCTCGACAGTACAATGGTGAGCGTCCGTACCTTACCGAGGGTAATACGCTCTCGGACCTGAAGCCGATCAAGGTTACCACTGAACTCGGTGACGACTTTGGTGAGCAGCTGGACCTTGGCTCGTTGCTGGACGGTACGCCTGAGGCAGACGCAAAGTTGCGCGATCTGGCTATCCGCATCTCAGTGCGCGGCGTTGCCTTTTTCCGTAACCAGCAGAACCTGACCTATGACCAACAGAAAGACCTGGTTGTGAAGATGGCACATTTGACTGGTTCGCCGAAGGAGTCTGGCCTGCATGTCCATCCCGGCTCAAAGGCCGATGGCGGCAAGAAGATCGAATTTAAGGCCAAGGAGGTTGAGGCTGCGGGTAAGTATATCTTCCCCAACCTTTTTGCCAACCAATACTGGCATGTAGATTCCACCTTTGAGGTGGTGGGCCCGGCCTACTCATGTCTgaagctcgagcgcgtgcctGAAAATGGTGGAGGTGACACGCTGTGGTGCAGCCTCTTTGACTGCTGCGACAAGCTGTCGCCTTCGTTCCTGAGGTATCTCGAAACGCTAACAGCTACCCACGACTCTGGCTGGCTGAAGGCCTTTGGTACGCTCAGCAACATGGTGGAGAACCGCGGCCACCCCGACAACTCGACCCAGGATCTGGTCGCGGTCCACCCCGTCATTGCCACTCATCCGGTTACTGGGTGGAAGGTGCTCTACGTGAACCGCTCCTATACCAAGCACATCAATGGCGTGACCCAGGAAGAATcggcgcacctgctcgaaTACCTCTATCGCATTATCAGCGACAACCATGACGTCCAGGCGCGTTACCGCTGGGATCCTAATGGAGTTGCGATTTGGGACAACCGCAGCACGGCTCATTGTGCCACGAACGACTACAGTGGTAAGGACCGGTACGGAGTGCGCACGATGAGCATTGGTGAGAGGCTAGAGACGAACCCGAAGGGTCAGACTAAAGGCGAGGCGTTGCGCGCTCAGCAGAGCGTGGCGTAGACAGCACTGGGTACATTCAAGGTAGTAGGAATGCGTGCAGCATCCACTTCTCTACTCTACCGTATATCGCCGGAGTTATCGTCGGTCATTTCCATGACGTTCAAGCCCAAGGCACTCTCCCATACCTCTAGCAAAGACAGGTCACGGACAATCATTATGGAGCTCAGCAGTTTCTTTAAATTCCCCTGGGCCATCGGTGCTGACGTTCTCCGCCCCTCTACATGCTTCGAGGGTCGATACAGACTGTACACAGCGCCTAGGGAAAATATAGACTGTGCATTGAATTCAAAGGTACCAAGAAACATGGCTCTCCATTCCGGAATCAATCCCTGGCTCGCACAATGTCAGGCACCAGTGGTCCGTGTCATACATTGTGTATTAGGTGCGCCAATCGGATCAAATCAGACTGAGATTGCACGGTAAAACTGGGCCGTGATGTAGCTTGACTGTCGTAGCCGTACGATAATTCCTTATCCGAGCCCTAGTTTGCATTATCACCCGCTATTTCCTTCCTTCAAAATTGTATCCGAAGCCTCCAGGTGCATAACAAAAATTGTGTGGTCACTGAAGGAGCAAGATGATCGATTAGAAGCTTGGTAGATTTTCTGACACGACCATGTGCATGATCACGGAAATTGGACCAATTTTTACTATCGCTGTATTTCCATTACGTAAGACAGGTTGAACTATGTCTTCGGACCGAAACGCCTATTTATTCGAAGCGTATGCTTCTGTAACCCGCTGGGAACCGCCACGAAGAGCTCCAAGCAGCCTCAACAATAAAGATTAGAGGCCATGAGACACCCAAGAGCGCCCATAATATATCGGGGTAAGGTTGGTCCGTCGGACTCGATCTTGAAGCGTCAAGGACCACTCGTAATGGGCATTTGTTCCGGCCCACCTGCATATTATAATAGAGAGGACTCGCGCCCGTCGCTATAAGAATTCGTTCGCCACTCTTCTATCGCCATAAGTCATCGTAGAATATAGATTTACTTCTTTTTCATAAATAGTGTCTATACGAATTGAATATCAAAGCCTTATCTTGGTTGTAGATTTGTACTAGTCTTTTCACCATCTATACTACCACATCACCTTAATCCAAGCTCTATTACAAGCCAAGTAAGTACCGTTTAAACAATTTCGTATTGCCGTTTCAATTGCATATATACTCGGTAAGACGAGTGTGGTCATCATGCAGCATCAACAGGATCCAGATCCTTGACAATTGAGGAATCGTCTGATGCATCTGCCTTATCATCTGGTTGTTCCAGGTATCCCGCCCGTCGCGATGCTGCGCGCAGTTTGGGACCATAATAGTAGAATGCAGCCGTTACAGGTATCAGCAACACTGCTAGACCACCCAGAAGGCTGCATCCTCCCTGAAGCGTCAAGCGCTTAAACATTGGCGTTGCAAACAACGGAAATGCGCCGCCCACTGCAGCGCGGAACAAACCGTTGCTGGCATATGCCGATGCCAAATACCTCGGGAAATTCTCTCCGACATATGCCAAAAATCCTTGGAAGAGAAGGAATGCACTTGCCAAAAAGACACCAAAGGCAATAACTGGTGAAATCCAGTGCACTGATGAGAATGTGGTCCATCCGAACCAGAACAGGGAAGCAGGGAAAAACAAGCCTCCAATGAAGGCAGGTTCCATGCGATATTCAGGACGCCATCTGCTTTGCTTGAATCTTGGGATAACAATCTTGATGTTGTAAATACAGAAGAACAGAAACGTTATGCCAACTCCGATATAACCACTGACGTATGCGACTCCGAGCGCACCGGTCGAAAAACCGTGGTTTCCTTGCAGAGCCAAAGGGAACGCTTCGAAAAAACAGTACAGGATACCATACAAATACGCAATGTAGATGTTTGTGCATAGCAATACTGGCTCCATCACGGTAAGTTCAACTGGGCGACAGAGCGTTTCGTACAAAAGAGCTGGCAGCGAAAATTGTCGGTCTTTAATTTCGCCACGAGATCGGTACATTTGATTTCCAGTCCTCTTTCGAAGTTGAAGTGCACGCCGCGTTAAGATCGTCTCGCCGCTAGTTTCGGGGAATGTGAAAAACAGCAAGATCCAAACAAGCCCATTCAGACACAGCAATGGCCAAATTGACCAGCGCCAGCCAAGATTCTGAACCGCATACCCAGAGATGAGTGGTCCAAGCGTAGGTCCACCACAGGCGCCGAAACCCCAGAAGGCCAGGCCGTTAGGAAAGCCACCTTCGAAGGACCAGATATCACCGACGCTCGCACCTCCTGTAGCGAGCACCGGACTTCCAGCAAATCCAGCAAGAAAGCGAATAATCATATAGCCGGCAACATTATCCACGAGAGCATTTGGTACCTGCAAGATCGTGAACAAACCCAGTCCCACAATGTATGGGCCGTTGCGGCCCACCCATGAAATCTCAGTGATAGGAGATAATACACACGGTCCGATTCCGTACCCCCATACAAACAGCGACATAGAAAGCACGCCCACCACCTCGGGCACACCAAAGTACGTTGCCATTTCTGGGATAGCGGGCGACACAATACTGCTGCCCATGTACACTGCCATCGTCATAATAAACAGCAGAAAGTTCACCCAAATTTTGTATGAAAATGCCCAGTTATGGGGGTTATCGGGGTCGTCATCTCCATACCAGCCAACAAGGATTTCCCCTGTCTTTTTGTCGACGGTGAAGTACTGTTCGGGGATGACGAAGTCATCCTGTAGTGTTCGAGGCTTGAAGAAGCGCCCATTGGACGCTAAGTATATGAACTCCGCAAAAGAACTATTGCGGATGATAGCACTCATGTGGCGCTTTGTTGGAGGTTAAGAGCGAAGATTGGTAACAGCATCGTTATATACACGCTgtggcgcgcctcgatgtCAAAAAATCTCCGCACAGACCGCTTCCGCGGATATGTTCGGCCGAGAATTGCACTATCATCTCCGTCCATGTCCGTGTATATCCTTTCATATCCGTCCTTATCCGTCGACTGGAACCccggcgctccgccgcTTTAGTCATTCGGATGATGTGCTTTACCAACCATTACGGGCATATCCATAGGTTCATCACCGACCACACATTGTCATCTTACTGAACGTGAGGGATAAAGTTTGTAAAAAGACGATGGAGTGTATTTCTATGTCTAACGCATTTATAAATAGCATCGTTTATATGGCAATGCACATCTACAAATGATTTTACAAGCGAGCCTGTGCGATCGGCTTGCTCCTGCGAGCCTCAGCTTTAGCCTTTTCAATACGCTCACGCCACAACGAGATGCGACGCTGATGTCCAGCTTCAAATGCTTTAACCCATTTAGGCTCGAATTTTGGCAATTTCCGCCCAGGACCATCGTTTCCCGCCAAGTTCCGAACAGTTTCGAAATATTCTTCGAAATGAGGAAAAAGAGCCGTAAATTTAGCCCCATTTCCCCTAACCTTGACACGATCTTGTTCCCATTTCCTCTGCTCTGCAACTGAGGGGAGTTTGGCCCTTCCTGCAAAGACGCGGCTAGCTAGCACAGCCTGCCATTCGAAAGCCTTGAATGTTAGACCCGCGGCAATCTGGTTTTGGCGTTAGAATGCGCTCATTTCAAGATTGATCCACTTACAGCTCCAATGAATACCAAGCTTGGATCGTCCATGTTAAACACATGCAAGTACAGGCCATTGACACGGTTCCCATCCAGTCGCAACCCTTCAAGGAAAGGATAGCTGTACTTGTACCCCGTCCCCAGGATGATTTTGTCAATGTTTTCAACTTGAGTGCCATCCTTGAAAAACACAGTTTTGTCTTTTGGAGAGATATGGCTAATCTCTGGACGGCGACTGATATGTGGGTGGGAGAACACAATATCACTGAAGTAGGGATGCGGGGGGCTTCTAACAACAGCCACAATTGGAGTGTTAGCCACATCCACCAAGTCGATAGCGAGATCCATCGCTGATACAGATCCTCCCACAACAACCACATTCTAATTTAGTCAACATTCACTCGAAACATACCTTGCCACGGTAGTTCTCACGCCCACGGAAATTTTTCGTGTGTTCAACGATCCCAGGATATTCTTTTTCAATTTCGCGAAGACCCTTAATATCAGGAACGATGGGTACATTGTAATGACCAGTGCTCACTACAATCGCATCGAAATGTTCCTTCCACCAGTAATCTCGCTTATCCCCGGATCGCCTCAAAGTAAGAACCCATTCACCATTGTTCTTCACGGCCTTTTCCACCGTAGTCCTAAACTCAATATGGTCAGAGTATCCATCACGATTACAGAGGTCTTGCAAATACTTTTGCATGACTGTGTGGTGTCGGAACGGAGTGGTGGGGCCATACATCGAGACGGATGCGTCCGAGCGCACATCAGGAATAACCTCCTGGGAAAATTCCATAACGTGGGCATCAATATTGGTTTCAAGGTAAGAGTATGTAGCAGTTTGATCATAACGTTCCCTCGAGCATTTTGGAGTATAAGTAGGAAGTTGCTGTGGTGCTGGGAGTGGTGGATCGACTTCGGCGGGGCTGGTAACATTCACTGGGACCGACTCTTTAGATGGCTTGTCATCGTACAACCTGAGCATTGCGTGTTAGGACGTTTCCAAAGAAAGTATTAGATACATACCACACACCCCCAGCCCTGTCTCGGCGCTCAAATACACGAACCACATCAAAGTGTTGCTCACGAAGTAGAGCATCCAGTGTGATAGCTCCAGAGGCTCCTGCACCAATGACTGCAACACGTTTAATTTCGTTTCCTTCAAACGACATGCTTGTTAGAGTGTAAAGGCTCATCCACAAATCTTCCTCAATCGGCGCCACGCCCAATTCGCCGGTCCCCGGTCTAGTACGAGCAGATGAACCTGGGGTTGAATCACGCTATACCTCCACATACCGAGCTTATTTTGCGTGATGTTAAATTGAGGTGAGGTGACAAAGACGTACAGTGAGGTGCTCAGGGTTGCAATGATGTAACCGAAAGGAATCGCTGAGCAACTCAAACCTAAGAGTGATCTTATTTCGAAATATAGTAGACCGGTGTGTAGCTGGACCGGTACGGGGATACATTACACACCACTACGCATTGTTGACGATGAGTCAAAAATCGGCGGACGAAAAGTATGACTTTGTACCATCGGTCAACCAAACAGAGTCCATTCTGAGTGCTGAAAGCAACCTAGCACTTTGGAGCCCAAAAGAAGAGCAATGTGCTAGACGGAAGTAAGTCGTTAAAGCAAATGGATTAACTAACACGATAGAGTCGACGCTACAGTGCTACCACTACTAACTTTGGGCTTGCTGGTTTTCCAGCTAGACAGGATGAACATTGCAAGCGCACTTACTGGAGGACTCAAAGAAGATATTAGAATTGATCAGTCAACTGTCAATGTTGGGAACTTCCTCATGTTCTTGGGGATTATCATTTTGGAAATCCCTTCTAATATTACATTGATCCACGTTGGCCCTCGTATATTTCTTCCTGCTCAAATTCTAGTTTTCGGTCTTATTGCAACCTTGCAAGTCCTGATACATAATCGCGGAGGATTCTTGGCTACGCGGTTGATACTTGGAATTTGTGAATCTGGCTACATCCCCGGCTCATTATACGTCCTATCCACATGGTACAAAGAGGCTGAGCTTGCACGAAGGATATCTTTTTTTTTTTGCGGCATGTTTGGAGGCTTTGCACTTAGTCCAGTCCTGGCGGCAGGGATTTTGCGTCTTCATGAGACAAATGGACTCTCAGGCTGGCAATGGATTTTCTTGATTGAAGGCGTGTTTACCATGTTTACCAGCTTTATCATATTATTCTTTTTACCTGGTTCCCCAGAGAAGCCCCGGTCTCTCTTCAAATATCCCCTCATCAGACTCAGCGACCGAGACCTGTTCATTTTGCAAGAAAGGCTCAAAGTGGACGGATGTACGGAGAGTGTTCCTATTACGTTGAATTTGGTCGTGAAGACCATGTCCTATTGGAAGCGCTGGCCTCATTTTTTGGCTACAGCACTTGTTTTTGGAACTTGGAGTCCGGTTACTACCTACACTCCCAGTATCTTTGTTAGTTTGGGATTCAATCGAATTGCAGCTTCGGCCTTAACTGCTGTTGGAGGTGGTCTCACTCTTCTTGTGGTCAATATCTTTGGTTGGCTAAGTGATGCAACTGGGCGGCGTGGCTTCTCTGTCGCATTCCCAATTTTTGTCTACCTCATCACGCTGATTATCCTGAGAGAAGTGCAGCCACATGCTGGTCGCTGGGGAAAATTTGGTCTTTGGACTCTCGTCAACGCATTTGCAGTGGGGTACCATCCAGTTCAAAATGCCTGGCTGCAGTTGAATTGCCGCTCCCTGGAAGAGAGAAGCATTTCTATTTCGTACGTGAAGAACTAGTCGTGAACGGCTACTAACAAATGAAAGAATGTGGGTGATGTCGGCTATGGTCGGGCTTATGTGTGGCACACAAATTTTTCAAGCCGAAGATTCCAAGAAGTACGTATCACACAAATGTGGAAAAAATAAAAAATGCTAACTACTGCTTAGGTTTTACCCTACTGGTCTACTGGCCATGATCATCATGGTAGCCGTGGGCCTTGCTGTCACGGTCTTACAAGGAACGATTTATGCTTTTCATAATCGAAGTGTGCAGCGACAACACACGGACACAATCCCGAATAAGGAGCAAAGCACCACAAAAATTGATAAGCATAACCTTCACGTATTGTAATATAGAACAAACTGCGTTAGTATAGATGGTCAAACTTAGTCCGGGAGATACACGAAAATCGTTTTCGTGATACTAATGTATAACCGAAAGTGCATTGCAAACGAGTTTGTCACGGTAAAGTATTATGGGCTGAGTCATCTATGCTACATTGAGGCCATCAAATTCATCTTCCGTAGAAGAGGCTCCTGAGTCAATAACACCCATGATTCGTACAGGTTCTCTACCCGTACGCTTCGACATTGCACGTAGCTTATCGCCATACATGTAGAAAACAATCGTAATAGGAACCAATATGGCGGCAACCCCGCCTAGAAGACTGCATCCGTCAGGCAATCCAAGTCGATTGAACAAAGGAGTTGCAAAGAGTGGGAAGGCGCCGCCAAGTGCGGCACGAAACAACCCATTACTGGCATAAGCTGAAGCCAAATAGCGAGGAAAGTTCTCTCCGATGTAAGACAAAAACCCTTGAAAAAGAAGAAATGTTCCTGCTAGAAAGACAGAGAACGCAATGACAGGTATTATCCAGTGCGTAGATGGGTATGCTGTCCAGCCAAACCAGAACATGGAAGCAGGAAAGAACAAGCCGCCAATGAAGGCAGGTTCCATACGATATTCTGGCCGCCATTTACCTTGCTTGAACCTTGGAATAACACTTTTCATGTTATAAATACAAAACAACGCAAATGTAATGATAACTCCAACAAAGCCACTGATATAGGCAACGCCCATGAGGCCAGTTGAAAAGTGATGGTTAGCTTTAAATGCCAGAGGAAAGGCCTCAAAGAAACAATATAAAATACCGTATAAATATGCGATATAAATGTTTGAGCATAAAAGCACCGGTTCAGTGATTGTGAGCTCCATCGGGCGATA
This is a stretch of genomic DNA from Malassezia japonica chromosome 3, complete sequence. It encodes these proteins:
- a CDS encoding uncharacterized protein (EggNog:ENOG503NWD1; COG:E), which produces MTKVNLTSEPEAPRQYNGERPYLTEGNTLSDLKPIKVTTELGDDFGEQLDLGSLLDGTPEADAKLRDLAIRISVRGVAFFRNQQNLTYDQQKDLVVKMAHLTGSPKESGLHVHPGSKADGGKKIEFKAKEVEAAGKYIFPNLFANQYWHVDSTFEVVGPAYSCLKLERVPENGGGDTLWCSLFDCCDKLSPSFLRYLETLTATHDSGWLKAFGTLSNMVENRGHPDNSTQDLVAVHPVIATHPVTGWKVLYVNRSYTKHINGVTQEESAHLLEYLYRIISDNHDVQARYRWDPNGVAIWDNRSTAHCATNDYSGKDRYGVRTMSIGERLETNPKGQTKGEALRAQQSVA